The following are from one region of the Arachis duranensis cultivar V14167 chromosome 10, aradu.V14167.gnm2.J7QH, whole genome shotgun sequence genome:
- the LOC107470001 gene encoding uncharacterized mitochondrial protein AtMg00860-like, whose translation MVKQVIVLGYIVSKDKISVDPAKIDAISSLPYPSSVREIRSFLGHAGFYHRFIMDFSKVALPLSCLLQKDVKFHFDEDCKKASDKLKEALTTAPNVRGQIGINLLRSCVTPRITP comes from the coding sequence ATGGTGAAACAAGTCATAGTATTGGGTTATATTGTCTCCAAGGACAAAATCTCCGTCGACCCGGCTAAGATCGATGCCATTTcgagtttaccttacccctcttcgGTGAGGGAGATTCGTTCCTTTCTTGGTCATGCAGGCTTTTATCATCGGTTCATCATGGACTTTAGCAAAGTCGCCTTACCCCTCTCCTGCCTACTACAAAAGGACGTGAAATTTCATTTCGATGAAGATTGCAAAAAGGCTTCTGATAAGTTGAAGGAAGCACTAACAACAGCCCCTAATGTGCGAGGCCAAATTGGAATCAACCTTTTGAGATCATGTGTGACGCCTCGAATCACGCCGTAG